Below is a window of Culturomica massiliensis DNA.
ACTTTTGGGTATCGTTTCTTTTGGAAAGGGCATAGGGCGGTTGAGACATGTAACTGCCCGCCAGTGGGGGCGTGCTGCTTTTATGGGTTTTTTGAATCCGTTTTTGTATTACCTGATTCTTTTTAAAGCCTATGCTTTATTGCCGGCACAAATTGCCCAGGCGTTGAATTGTATCTGGCCGGTATTGCTTGTATTGTTGTCGATTCCGATATTGGGACAGCGGATTCCCTTTATGAGTGTATTGGCGTTGTTGATCAGCTTTGCCGGTGCAGTTGTCGTTGCTTTTCAGGGAGATTTTTCCGGATTGTCTGTCAAGGAACCGTTCGGAGTGTTCTTGGCAGCTCTGACTTCTGTCATGTGGGCATTGTATTTCATTCTCAATATGAAAAGTAAATTGGAGGAAGAAGTCTCTCTTTTACTGAATTTTCTCTTTGCTTCTGTTTACATTACCTTGTTGATTTGTTTTACAGGATTTCAGGTGCCGGTATTGAAGGGTTGGCTGGCCGGAGTGTATGTCGGGCTTTTCGAAATGGGCATTACTTTTGTTTTTTGGCTGAAAGCTTTAAATCTGGCCCGTAATACGGCAACGATAGGTTCGTTGATTTATCTTTTTCCTTTTTTATCTCTTATTTTTATTCACTATTTGTTGGGAGAGGAAATTTATACCTCGACCGTTTT
It encodes the following:
- a CDS encoding DMT family transporter; protein product: MNQRKAYLYAGVAILCWATVATAFKIALSTMSNIDLLFISTFSALIVLLGIVSFGKGIGRLRHVTARQWGRAAFMGFLNPFLYYLILFKAYALLPAQIAQALNCIWPVLLVLLSIPILGQRIPFMSVLALLISFAGAVVVAFQGDFSGLSVKEPFGVFLAALTSVMWALYFILNMKSKLEEEVSLLLNFLFASVYITLLICFTGFQVPVLKGWLAGVYVGLFEMGITFVFWLKALNLARNTATIGSLIYLFPFLSLIFIHYLLGEEIYTSTVFGLVLIITGILANQFIIRKSK